One segment of Brassica napus cultivar Da-Ae chromosome C3, Da-Ae, whole genome shotgun sequence DNA contains the following:
- the LOC106395035 gene encoding probable E3 ubiquitin-protein ligase XERICO, with translation MGLSSLPGPSEGMLCIILVNTALSISIFKGIVRSVLYLVGIRLSPSSVAASSEIPTSETFDFRICQPESFLEEFRNRTPTLKYESLCRCKKQEDSECSVCLSKFEEDSEVNKLKCGHLFHKTCLEKWIDYWSITCPLCRTPLVAVAVEDQQVSSYVW, from the coding sequence ATGGGTCTATCAAGCCTTCCTGGCCCATCAGAAGGAATGCTATGCATTATATTAGTCAACACAGCATTATCAATCTCCATCTTCAAAGGCATCGTCAGATCAGTGCTTTACCTAGTAGGAATCcgtctctctccttcttcagTGGCTGCATCTTCAGAGATTCCAACTTCCGAGACTTTCGATTTCCGGATCTGCCAGCCTGAGAGTTTCCTTGAGGAATTCAGGAACAGGACTCCAACGCTGAAGTACGAGAGCTTGTGCAGGTGCAAGAAACAGGAGGACAGCGAGTGTTCAGTGTGCCTGTCGAAATTCGAAGAGGATTCAGAGGTCAACAAGCTAAAATGTGGACATTTGTTTCACAAAACATGCTTGGAGAAATGGATAGACTATTGGAGCATCACTTGCCCCTTGTGTAGGACTCCTCTTGTTGCTGTGGCAGTAGAAGACCAGCAGGTTTCTTCTTATGTTTGGTGA